ATCATCGTCCCTCGGAATATTTCAAGGACGCCTCGCTTTTCCTGGTGTCATTCATTCATGAATTGATCTTACAAAAAAACAGTCCCTGGTTTTTCAACATCAATTATCCCGATATTCCCATGGAGGAGGTAAGGGGTACGCAGTACACCGTTCCCTGCAAGAGACTGTATAGGGATACATACATGAAGGAACACATCAACACTCATGAAATGCAGGTCCGGCTCGAAGGCGATATAGAATCGGTGGCTCCCGAGGGCTCTGACATGGATGTGGTAAAAAAAGGTTATATTTCCATCACGCCTCTTTCCATTGACTGCACGGACCATGCCTTTTTAAGCACCGTCGCCGGCGGTGATCTGCGGAGAGAATAGGATATGCGGTAAAAGAAATGGCTGATATCGATCTGAATGGAAAAATCAGGGATTTTCTTGACTCGGCTCTGAAGAAGTTTATCGTCCGCGATTATAACGAGGCCATACGGGATCTGAAGGCTGCTGAGGTTTTGGACCGGTACAATCCCGAAATACTTTATAACCTTGCCGTTAATTATGCGCGCATGGGTTTGCATAAAACGGCCGGTGAATATTTTGAAAGAATCATAAATCTTCCCACCACCTTCGTGGATATTCTCGATGTGAAAAAGCTTTATGCCTATGCGCAGATAAAATTGAAAAATTACGAGCGAGCGCAGCAGGTTCTCGACGATGTCATAAAAATATCTCCCGGCGATACGGCAGCCCACAATATGAAGGGCTTCTGCCTGGAGAAGGAGGGCCGCTATGATGAGGCTGTTCTCGCCTACCGCGCCATTATTGAAATAGATAAAAAGAATTCTAATGCGTATAACTCCCTGGCTTGCATTTTGGCGGAAAATGGGGGAGATCTTAGTGAAGCCCTGAGGTTTGCCAGGCTGGCTTATGATGCCGACAGAAGCAGCGCGGCCTATAATGATACCATGGGATTTGTTCTCATGAAACGCGGAGAAAAAGCACAAGCAGAAAAGTTTATTCTCAAGGCGCTGCAGATACAGCCCTGGTCCGGGGAAATCAAAGAGCACCTGAATACGTTGCGTGGAAACCAGGGATGATGGTTTCTGCAGCCCCCGGGGAATTTATTCAAATTAATTTCTTGACATATCACTCCTATATGGGCTTATACTATGGAATCGTGAGTCATCTTTTTTAAGGTTGAACGGGCAGGGTACATGAAATATACGCACAGGATATCATCGGATCAAATTGAAAATATTCCCATCATTGTTATTGAAGGAGATATGACCTCTGATGCCGATGCCGATGTTAAAAAGGTGTATTCAGAATTAATGGATCAGCACAATATCGATAAAATTATCGTCAATTTTGAAAAAACCAAGTATATCAACTCCTCGGGTATTGCAACACTG
The Spirochaetae bacterium HGW-Spirochaetae-1 DNA segment above includes these coding regions:
- a CDS encoding anti-sigma factor antagonist; amino-acid sequence: MKYTHRISSDQIENIPIIVIEGDMTSDADADVKKVYSELMDQHNIDKIIVNFEKTKYINSSGIATLINIIQNINDKNGKIAFVGMSDHFKKVMDIVGITDFVQIFETNNKAADVIR